A genome region from Arachis duranensis cultivar V14167 chromosome 8, aradu.V14167.gnm2.J7QH, whole genome shotgun sequence includes the following:
- the LOC127741276 gene encoding uncharacterized protein LOC127741276, giving the protein MEVQNMGLGWLQYVPEWAVNQDMMVALASSYSRDENSLIVGTRKIPISVELIARCFGLPNHGDSFKSPKIVAEHRLVNSFTGKTQADLKRDVITCSMQSDVDRINFRRQFIMLIAKCFFFPSPKATVSDIHIRTAIDVHL; this is encoded by the exons ATGGAGGTTCAGAACATGGGACTTGGCTGGCTGCAATATGTGCCTGAATGGGCTGTCAACCAAGATATGATGGTTGCATTAGCATCATCATATAGTCGGGATGAGAATTCCTTGATCGTCGGAACAAGAAAAATTCCCATATCAGTTGAATTAATTGCACGGTGTTTTGGACTACCGAACCATG GGGATAGTTTCAAAAGTCCAAAAATAGTAGCAGAGCACCGACTTGTTAACAGCTTCACAGGAAAGACACAAGCAGATTTGAAAAGGGATGTTATCACATGCTCGATGCAGTCCGATGTCGATAGAATCAACTTCCGGAGACAGTTCATCATGTTGATAGCCAAGTGTTTCTTCTTTCCCTCGCCGAAAGCCACTGTTTCAGACATACATATACGCACTGCCATTGAT GTgcatttatga